The following proteins are encoded in a genomic region of Fibrobacterota bacterium:
- a CDS encoding FAD-dependent oxidoreductase encodes MSAERDVAVVGAGPIGLATALLLQRRTGIAASRITVFDRRVPPAGQPAADLPVDLRVFALSRASERILRACDAWQEVSGARAAPYERMHVWHADVPPH; translated from the coding sequence ATGAGCGCCGAGCGCGACGTCGCGGTCGTCGGCGCGGGACCCATCGGCCTCGCCACGGCGCTGCTGCTCCAGCGCCGCACCGGCATTGCCGCGTCGCGCATCACCGTGTTCGACCGCCGGGTGCCGCCCGCGGGGCAGCCGGCCGCGGACCTGCCCGTGGACCTGCGCGTGTTCGCGCTGTCGCGCGCGAGCGAGCGCATCCTGCGGGCCTGCGATGCGTGGCAGGAAGTATCCGGCGCGCGGGCCGCGCCATACGAACGCATGCACGTCTGGCACGCCGATGTGCCGCCGCAT